A region from the Triticum aestivum cultivar Chinese Spring chromosome 3D, IWGSC CS RefSeq v2.1, whole genome shotgun sequence genome encodes:
- the LOC123075562 gene encoding sugar transport protein MST3-like — protein MAGGAIVNTATGKQYPGKLTLYVVFTCVVASTGGLIFGYDIGISGGVTSMDPFLLKFFPEVYRQKQAASKTYQYCQYENQLLQAFTSSLYLAALITSFFASAVTRILGRKWSMLAGGFTFLVGAALNGAAQNLAMLIVGRILLGVGIGFTNQSVPVYLSEMAPAHLRGMLNIGFQLMLNIGILAAALINYGTNKIKGGHGWRVSLALAAVPAAIFTVGSLLLPDTPNSLMERGHPEASRRMLRHIRGTDNISEEYADLVAAREVSKLVQHPWRNVLQRKYRAQLTMAVLIPFFQQVTGINVINFYAPVLFETLGFKGDASLLSSVMTGSVLVLGSVVSMFAVDRLGRRKLFMQGGAQMLVSQIAVGTLIAVKFGTSGLGEMPKGYGAAVVLFICVYVAGFVWSWGAMGWLVPSEIFPLEVRSAGQSINVSVNMLFTSIIAQAFLTMLCHMKFGLFYFFAGWVVVMTAFIVLFLPETTNVPMEEMVLVWKGHWFWSRFVGDDDC, from the exons ATGGCTGGCGGCGCCATTGTGAACACGGCCACCGGAAAGCAATACCCTGGCAAGCTTACCTTGTACGTCGTCTTCACCTGCGTCGTTGCCTCCACCGGCGGCCTCATTTTTGGGTACGATATCGGCATCTCAGGTGGCGTAACATCCATGGACCCCTTCCTCTTAAAGTTTTTCCCGGAGGTGTACCGGCAGAAGCAGGCTGCGAGCAAGACCTACCAGTATTGCCAGTACGAAAACCAGCTGCTGCAGGCCTTCACCTCCTCACTCTACCTCGCCGCCCTCATCACCTCCTTCTTCGCATCTGCTGTCACCCGCATCCTCGGCCGCAAGTGGTCCATGTTAGCCGGCGGCTTCACCTTCCTCGTGGGAGCCGCCCTGAATGGCGCCGCCCAGAACCTCGCGATGCTCATCGTTGGACGCATTCTGCTTGGCGTCGGCATCGGGTTCACCAATCAG TCTGTGCCGGTGTACTTGTCGGAGATGGCACCGGCGCATCTCCGTGGCATGCTCAACATCGGTTTCCAGCTCATGCTCAACATCGGAATCCTGGCAGCGGCCCTCATCAACTATGGAACTAACAAGATCAAAGGCGGCCACGGTTGGCGCGTCAGCTTGGCACTCGCGGCTGTGCCTGCAGCCATCTTCACCGTCGGCTCACTCTTACTCCCTGACACCCCTAACTCACTGATGGAGCGAGGCCACCCGGAGGCATCCCGTCGGATGCTACGCCATATCCGCGGCACCGACAACATCAGCGAGGAGTACGCGGACCTGGTGGCGGCGAGGGAAGTATCAAAGCTAGTACAACATCCGTGGCGCAATGTCCTGCAGCGCAAGTACCGTGCGCAGCTCACCATggccgtgctcatccccttcttccagcaggtcaccGGCATCAATGTCATCAACTTCTACGCGCCCGTGCTGTTTGAGACCCTGGGTTTCAAGGGAGACGCGTCGCTCCTCTCGTCGGTGATGACCGGCAGCGTCCTCGTGCTCGGGTCGGTGGTGTCGATGTTTGCCGTCGATAGGCTGGGGCGGCGGAAGCTGTTCATGCAGGGTGGCGCGCAGATGCTGGTGTCCCAGATCGCGGTGGGAACTCTTATTGCCGTGAAGTTTGGGACGAGCGGGCTGGGGGAGATGCCCAAGGGATATGGGGCGGCGGTCGTCCTCTTCATCTGTGTGTATGTGGCGGGCTTCGTGTGGTCGTGGGGGGCGATGGGATGGCTGGTGCCAAGCGAGATCTTCCCTCTGGAGGTTCGATCGGCAGGACAAAGCATCAACGTGTCGGTGAATATGCTCTTCACCTCCATCATCGCACAGGCCTTCCTCACTATGCTCTGCCACATGAAGTTCGGTCTATTCTACTTCTTCGCCGGTTGGGTTGTGGTCATGACCGCCTTCATCGTGTTGTTCCTTCCAGAGACCACGAACGTGCCCATGGAAGAGATGGTACTCGTCTGGAAGGGACACTGGTTCTGGAGCAGGTTCGTCGGAGACGACGACTGTTAG